CGACCTCTTCTGGGCCCTGCGCGGAGGCAGCGGAAACTTCGGCATTGTGACCGCCTTCGAGTACCAACTTCACGAAGTGGGTCCCAAGGTGCTGGGTGGGCAGATCATCTACCCATGGTCCGCGGCTCATGAGGTTCTTCGCTTTTTCCGCGACTTCATGCCCTCGGCTCCTGATGCCTTGCAGTGCTATCCCTTCACCTTCACGGCGCCACCGATCGATCCTTTTCCGAAACAGCTTCACGGAAAGAGCGCCATCTCGCTGATCCCAGGCTGGACGGGACCGATCACAGAAGGTGAACGGGTCGTAGATTCTTTGCGGAACTTTGGATCCCCTGCCGTGGACACGGTGGGCGTGCTCGATTACGTCGCGCTGCAGCAAAGCTTTGACGCCGGACTGCCGAAAGGATTGCGTTGGCTTTCCCGCGCCCACTATCTGAATTCACTCACCGACGAAACCATCGAAACCGTTGTTACCCACACCGAATCCATCCCAGGCGCGTACACCTCCGTTTACTTCGAACCTTATGGGGGCGCGGTGGCACGCATCGCCCCGGGCGCAACTGCATTTCCACATCGCCATCCGGCGTTTGGATTTCACATCCTTGCGGGATGGGCCGACCGGGCCCAGGACGAAACCAATTTTGCTTGGGTGAACTCGTTCAACCAGGCAATGTCGAAACACGTGACCGGCGGTGTCTACGTGAACCTGCTCTCCGACGATGAGGCGGAAAGAGTCCCCGCCGCCTACGGCGAGAACTTCTTCACTCTGCGCGACATCAAGAAGCGCTACGACCCCGAGAACTTCCTTCACTCCAATCAGAATATTCCGACATGATATGGGTAGCCGTATGAAGACGACTCTCCAGGTTACCGCCGCTCTCTTCCAGCAGGCCGGTCGGCTGGCGCGGCGCGAGCACACCACCCTGAAAGCCCTGGTTCCAGCTCATGCTTATCGCCTGTCGCTGCCCTCTCTCAGCGCGATCTCCGGCACATACACGCCTCTCAGGTCCCGGCTCCACCACGCCCCCGTCTGACGCCGTTCTTCGGGCGTGGTGAAGCGATACTCATAGAACCGGGCCCGCACGAACTTGGGCGGCTTCTCGGGAAACGGATTCTTACCCAGCAGAGCCAGCACTTCCGGCCTCCCCTCCAGCAGGCGGACCATCAGGCGGATGACCCAGGGATGGTGGCGCGGGCTGCCCAGCGCGGCGAACCACATCTGCCAGTCCAGGCGCGGCTGGTGCGGCTCCACCCAGCGCGGCTGTCGCATCACATCTCCCGGCTTGTACTTGAATTCGTACTCCTGCCATACAACGCCGTCGTTCGAGCCTTCCAGCACGATCTCGCCCCGCGACGTGGTCATGATCGCGAACAGCCCGTAGGTGTTCACCACCCGGAAGGGATACACGCGCATCAGCAACGCATAACCCGTTTCTGACTGGACGCGAAAGAACATCTCTGCCAGCTCGTACCCGCTCACCAGCAAAACGAACGACGCCACCAGCGACCCCACCACCATCTTCCATCGCGACACGCCATGATTCTCTCCGACCGGCACGCCACCCGATTCCCGTAGCGCACTAGGCTTTAGCCCCTGAGGCAAAACTCGCGCCGGCACCCACCGCCCGATCAGCGCATCGTCCAGCAGGAACAGGCACAGCGCCACCGTCAGCAGGTTGAAAAAGGTGTAGTTCCCGGTGACGAAAATCAGCGCCTGCAACCCGAGGCTCACCAGCGCCGCGAAGTGCCGGATGCTGCGCGGCGCGAAGAACAGAAACGGCACGGCCAGCTCCGCCGCGAACATCGCCACCGCTTCCAGCTTATGGAACTCGAGCGGGAGCTGGTGCATGTACCAGGCCGGCAGCGTGGGCAGCGGCTGGGTCTCGTAGTGGTAGCGCAGCGCGGCCAGCGCCCGCCAAGCCGGGTCTCCGCTCAGCAGCTTCACCGCCCCGGAAAGGAAGACCAGGCGGAAAAGCAGCCAGCGGAAAAGCCAGCGCGTCACCTTCCCTACATCCAGGAAAATGGCCAGGAATCCGGCCTCGAGCAGCAGCGCGTCCCACTGGAAGTTCATGAAGTCCTGGCCCGCGGTCGCCAGCGACAGGTACAGCCCAAACAGCGTCAGGCACACCACGCCACGAGCCGATGCGCTGATCCTTCCTGTGCCGCCCAGA
This DNA window, taken from Terriglobales bacterium, encodes the following:
- a CDS encoding FAD-binding oxidoreductase, which translates into the protein MPGQTILLDLEARIAGTVIRPGAPGYDDARSVWNARIDRHPQAIVRCASADDVIATLAALKGIGLPVSVRSGGHDFAGKSVCDGIVIDLSAIDFVEVDPEHRRARVGPGVRWGRFDREAQRHGLATTGGTVSTVGIAGFTLGGGTGWLSRRFGHALDNLRAAEVVLVSGQRVRASADENPDLFWALRGGSGNFGIVTAFEYQLHEVGPKVLGGQIIYPWSAAHEVLRFFRDFMPSAPDALQCYPFTFTAPPIDPFPKQLHGKSAISLIPGWTGPITEGERVVDSLRNFGSPAVDTVGVLDYVALQQSFDAGLPKGLRWLSRAHYLNSLTDETIETVVTHTESIPGAYTSVYFEPYGGAVARIAPGATAFPHRHPAFGFHILAGWADRAQDETNFAWVNSFNQAMSKHVTGGVYVNLLSDDEAERVPAAYGENFFTLRDIKKRYDPENFLHSNQNIPT
- a CDS encoding lipase maturation factor family protein, yielding MSLHLESGTARPVLVFDGECGFCRAWVEYWKPLTGERVEYVAFQEVGERFPQVAREDFAAAVTLVEPDGRVLRGAEAVFTLLEPVRGKRWMLWAYEHVPLAEPLTEAFYGWVARHRPLALRVTKLLWGVPLRPQRFTLGPWLFLRALAAIYAIAFASFGVQVTGLIGEHGVLPVAELLPQAQAALGARAYWALPTVFWLDASDRALEAVCVAGVMLAVLLFFLGGTGRISASARGVVCLTLFGLYLSLATAGQDFMNFQWDALLLEAGFLAIFLDVGKVTRWLFRWLLFRLVFLSGAVKLLSGDPAWRALAALRYHYETQPLPTLPAWYMHQLPLEFHKLEAVAMFAAELAVPFLFFAPRSIRHFAALVSLGLQALIFVTGNYTFFNLLTVALCLFLLDDALIGRWVPARVLPQGLKPSALRESGGVPVGENHGVSRWKMVVGSLVASFVLLVSGYELAEMFFRVQSETGYALLMRVYPFRVVNTYGLFAIMTTSRGEIVLEGSNDGVVWQEYEFKYKPGDVMRQPRWVEPHQPRLDWQMWFAALGSPRHHPWVIRLMVRLLEGRPEVLALLGKNPFPEKPPKFVRARFYEYRFTTPEERRQTGAWWSRDLRGVYVPEIALREGSDRR